One Vicugna pacos chromosome X, VicPac4, whole genome shotgun sequence DNA window includes the following coding sequences:
- the BEX4 gene encoding protein BEX4, producing MASKKEQAVKNLSMENAPQENEGEDQAPLQNGEESRDLGGGEGQKPGGNVRLGRVRRLVPNFRWAIPNKHVEHNEVRVKVEKSVGQMVEIKRKVRKQQMKHHVRFQTPEPDNHYDFCLIP from the coding sequence ATGGCGTCCAAAAAGGAACAAGCAgtaaaaaatctcagcatggaaaATGCCCCACAAGAAAACGAAGGAGAGGACCAGGCCCCTTTGCAGAATGGAGAGGAATCACGCGATTTGGGAGGGGGAGAAGGCCAGAAGCCTGGAGGAAATGTCAGGCTGGGGCGAGTTAGGCGCCTTGTCCCCAATTTTCGATGGGCCATACCCAACAAGCATGTTGAGCACAATGAAGTGAGAGTTAAAGTAGAAAAGTCTGTAGGGCAGATGGTGGAGATCAAGAGAAAGGTCAGGAAGCAACAAATGAAGCATCATGTGCGCTTCCAAACTCCTGAACCTGACAATCATTATGACTTTTGCCTTATACCTTGA
- the TCEAL8 gene encoding transcription elongation factor A protein-like 8 translates to MQKSCEENEGKAQTLPKAEEDRPLADVPREAERNPPAPVSQEAEGNLRGGLTQPGQGYKEDTPVRHLDPEEMIRGVDELERLREEIRRVRNKFVMMHWKQRHSRSRPYPVCFRP, encoded by the coding sequence ATGCAAAAGTCTtgtgaagaaaatgaaggaaaagcaCAGACCTTGCCAAAGGCCGAGGAAGACCGCCCTTTGGCAGATGTACCGCGGGAGGCGGAAAGAAACCCTCCAGCTCCTGTAAgccaggaagcagaaggaaacctCAGAGGAGGGCTGACTCAACCTGGCCAGGGATATAAAGAGGACACTCCGGTTAGGCATTTGGACCCTGAAGAAATGATAAGAGGAGTAGATGAGTTGGAAAGGCTTAGGGAAGAGATAAGAAGAGTAAGAAACAAGTTTGTGATGATGCATTGGAAGCAAAGACATTCACGCAGCCGTCCTTATCCTGTGTGCTTTAGGccttga